In Nitrosopumilus sp., the genomic stretch ACTTTTCACATCATACAATTGAAAACTTCCATCACAATTGTAATCTCCCAATGTTACCTCTACAACGCCCTTTCCAAGATGTGCGTGTCCTAAAACCCCCTGTCCTATGTCTCTAACTACCCATGTTACCCATACATTTGCATCGTGTTTTTGGTTTGTTATTTCAAATTTTATTTTCGCTTTTTCATTGTTTGTATTTAATTCCTGTTTCTCCCAAAATGCTAAAGAATTTTGTAATGTGTTAACATGATCTAATGGCAATCCTGTTGGCTGTTCATTGATGAATACCTTGTACAAAATTATGTATGTATCATCAACTATCTCATATGTGGGATCTGGGAAGTTACTTGAGGCCTTTTTAACTTCTGCCTCAAAATTCCATTTGATGTAGTCTCTTAGAAATTTCTTAATTACATCTTTACTTGGATTTGGAAATTCTATGTATCTTTTTTCTTTGGAAATATTATTTGATATGTCTCTTAGATATTTTTCGAACAAATAATATTCATGCTCTATTTGTTCCTGTGACTTTTTATTTTCATCTTGAATGTTTACTATAACTATTCCTTGCTTAATCATATATTGAATTCCTAAAACAAATGCCTCATCATCTATTTCTCCGTCTGCCCACCATCCTGCGTTATTTTTTACCCATTCTGGAATTTCATCTGATACATTTTGTGTTTCTACTGGAGGAATTTGTATTATTTTATTGTCTATGAGATATAGTAATGCCGAAACAAACTCTGCATCATCAATATTTCCTTCAGACCACCATTTTGCTATTGGCTTTACCCATTCTGGAATTGATGCTACGTATTCTTTTTCTAAACCTTTTGGCTTTTCTGTCGGCGTGTACGGATATTTTGAAATAACTTTATCAATGAATTCTTTATAATTTTTAATCACAACACTATTTGGTTTTTCATTATGTGCTCTATTGATATATGAAATAGATTCTTGATATTCTCCTAGATTGCCAAATCCAACACCCATGCCTGTTAATGCAAGGGCATCATTTGGAGAATGTTGCAAAACTCTGAAAAATTGTTTTAATGAATTCATGTGATCCTCAAGATTGCTTTGTGCTATTCCTTTCATCTTCAAGGTGGAAATATTGTTGGGGGCAATCTCTAAAATCTCATCATAGATTGTTATGGCTTGTTTATAATTTCCTTTAACAAAAAGATCTGTTGCCTGATTAAACATTACCTCTGCCTCTTTTCCTGTTTGAGCAAAAGCATCTTCTGTGAGAATTATTGAACTCAATAAAATTATGACTAGGAAATATCTTGTTACCATTGTATTGCTTTTCATGTGTGTCGTTTTAGATATAATCTATTTCTATCTTATACTCTGCATTGCTATTTTAATAGTTAATTTAAGAAAATCTTTAATTTATTCACCGTACCGAATTTTGTATTGGCAAAAGTTGGTGCTGGCGAAATAATCTATGATTTACGAAAAAAAATACAGGACATCAGATCTGATTTGAATCAATTAGGCGTATCTCCCTCTGAAATTCCTGAACTGATTATATCTGCAAACTTGTTACGCTCAAATGAATTTTTATCTAAAACAAATGAAAAGCAATCTGAATTAATCTCTGCTTATGAACAATATTCTGAATCTTTAGAAGAAATGCTTTCATCTGTTTTTGAGATACAAAAAGATCTCAAAGATATACTCAAAGAACAGTCTTCGATGATTTCTCAAAAAAAGACTCAATCAAAAAAGACTCAATCAAAAAAGACTCAATCAAAAAAGACTCAATCAAAAAAGACTAAAAAATAATCTTATTTTGATAAATGAATGATGTCTCCTGCAATTATTTTACTTGTTTTGTTTTTCTCTGATACAATTAATGCTCCATCGTCATCAATTTTTATTGCGTCGCCTTTGATTTTGCCTTCAACTGTATTGAGTTCTACTTTTTTACCGATTGTTGATGATCTTTTTGTCCATTCTTCAATGATATTTTTTGTTTGCTTTGAATTAAGTAACTCATAAATTTTTTCTAATTCTACTAAAAATGTCTGAATCAGCACTTTTGGCTTTACTTTCGTTTTCTGCTCGCTTAATGATGCTACCCCGTAAAAATTGGATGTTCCTTTTAGAGTTTTTTCAATTTGTTTTGTATCTACGTCAAAATTTATCCCAACTCCTAAAACCAAGCTTTCGATTTTGTTTGACTCCAAAGATACATCGACTAGCATACCTGCAACTTTCTTCCCTTTAATTGTCAAATCATTAGGCCATTTTAATTCAGGTGAAATTTTAAATGTTTTTTCAATGGCATAAGATAATGCAAGTGATGATGCTATTGGAAATAATGTTGTGATAGAAATATCAAACTTTGGTTGTAATATTATTGAAAACCAAATGCCCCCTTTTGGTGAAATCCACTTTCTTCCCAATCTGCCTTTTCCTCCTGTTTGTTTTGCTGCAATAATTATTGTACCGTCATTTACAGAATCTTCTGACATTTTTAATGCTTGATTTTGAGTAGAATCTATTGAATCAAAATAATATGCTTTCTTCCCTATCTTTTTTGTTTTTAATCCTGCAGTAATCTCCCATGGTAAAAGAGCGTCTGAATTTGATGTAAGCTTGTAACCTAACTTTTGTTTTGACTCTACCGTATATCCTAACTCTTGAATTTTTTTGATGTGCTTCCATACTGCTACTCTACTGATTCTTAGAACATCGCTCAAATCTTGACCCGATAAATATTCCGTGTTATGTGTCTGCAAAAATGTGAGTACCTTTACTAATCCTGGACTGTCAAACGAATTGTAAATCAATTAACGTCTTTTTTTAATCTCAAGTATAAAATATGAACTAGAATCCAATATCGATGTCGAATCCACCATCATCAGCCCCTCCATCCATACTTCCATCATCCATTCCTGTGTCTGCCCCTTCTGGCATATTTTCTGCTGGAACATAATCTGACATCGCCATCCCCATCATACTGAACATCATTGAAAACATCATCATGTCCATTACTCCAAAGAACATCATTGTTGGTAAAAATGACTTGTTTTCTTCCATGCATTCCTTCATTTTTTCTTTGTCTCCTGTTTTGTAAATTTGAGACATTTGATTCCATTTTGTTTGTAATTCATGCACGCGTTCATCTACCTCTCTTGAACCTTTATCGGTAATATCCATCTCTATTTTTTTCCCCAACCATCCCTTTTTCTCAACTACTTTGATAAGCCCTCTATTCTCTAATTGCTCTAGAATTTTATTGAGTTCTTCAGCTTCAATTTGGGTTGTTTTCTGGATTTTATCAAATTTCTTAATACCATGTTTAATTGCTCCTAGAACTATGAGATCTTTTGGTTCTGTCTCCATCACTGCTTTTCCTTTCTTATGACTAAAAATACTTTGTTTTTCTTAAACTTTCAAAAATTATATTCTGCAAATTTGTGCTATTTTTATGGAACAAGATAAACACACTGATAAACAAATCCATAATTTTCTTTCCATGAGAAAAGTTGCAGTAATTGGCATGTCCAAAAATTCTTCAAAAGCTGCACACTATGTCCCAAAATATCTATTGGAAAATGGGTATGACATAACACCTGTAAATCCCACTTCTGTTGAAATATTGGGTAAAAAATGCTATGACTCTGTTTCCGAAATCGATGGTGATATTGACATTGTAGATATATTCAGACCATCAGATCAGGTTTTGTCTGTAATACAAGATGCGATAAAGAAAAAACCCAAAGTAATTTGGTTACAAGAAGGAATACATAATTCTGAAGCGGAAAACCTGGCAAGAAAAGAAGGAATAGACGTTGTATTCAATAGATGCATGCTGGCAGAACATCAGAGACTGATGAAATGACTTTTGAGAATTTCTATCATGATTTACTTGATTTGGCAAAAAAATATGAGAAACAAAACATTCCTTTAAAGATAGAACAAGATCTTGAAAACAACATCGTCAAAATATTTGGTGAAAAAATTACATCTCTAACAAGAGCACAAAACGGCCTACATGATGTAACTGAGCTTGCATATGCAACAGCTGAACATCATCCCTACTGGAACATTCTTTACAATTCTTCTGAAATTGCAAACAGTGTATTGGATAAGTGGCAAAGTTCCCTATCTGAAGATGATTTATCTGATATTGATTGGGCACTAAAAGAAATAGAGAAAACCTTAGAAAAAATCAAAAATCAAAAACACAATCATTCCTAGGCAAAGATAAATATTCTCAACTGTGAATTATGTCATGCCTATCAAGCTTGGATTAATTGGAAAAACCAATACTGGAAAAACCACTTTCTTTAATTCTGCAACGTTATCCTCTGAAGAAATTTCATCATATCCTTTCACTACTAAATCACCTGTCTCAGGAATTGCACATGCCATCACGTTATGTGTCCATCCTGAATTTAAAATTCAGGATAATCCAAATAATTCAAAATGTCTTGATGGCTGGAGATACATTCCTATTGAATTGATTGATTTGCCTGGATTAATCAAAGACGCGTGGAAAGGCAAGGGGCTTGGAAATCAATTCTTATCAATAGCTGCTCAATCTGATGCTCTTCTTCATGTCGTTGATGCATCTGGAGGGATTGACTCTACAGGAAAAATCTCTGAAGTTGGCACTGGAGATCCAATCTCCGATTTTGCCGATATTGAAGAAGAATTAATCATGTGGTATCATAAAATTTTGGAAGGAAACAGGGAAAAAATATCCAAACTCATTAGAACTGGAACTGACATCTCTGATGCTATCACTGATTTATACCGTGGAATCGGTGTAAACAAGAATCATGTTAAAGAAACATTTTTGGCAACAGGATTGGAAGAAAAAAACTTTGATAATTTTGATATGGTTGATAGCAAGAAATTCACGTCTCACCTGAGAAAAATATCTAAACCTACTTTGATAGTTGCCAACAAAGTTGATGTTGAAGGTGCCGACAAAAACTTTGCAAGATTACGAGAACGCTACAATGATTCTATAGTTATTCCAGTAAGTGGGGATAGTGAATTTAGTCTAAGAAGAGCAGAACAAAAAGGATTGATAAAATATTCTCCTGGTTCTGAACAATTTGAAATCATCAAATCTGAGGATCTTAATGAGAAACAAGTCAACGCACTTAATTTTATCAAAAAAGGAATCATGGGAGAATATATGAGAACAGGGGTTCAATTTGCAATTAATGTTGCAGTATTCAAACTACTGAAAATGAACTCCATTTATCCCGTAGCTGACGAAACGAATCTAACTGACAAAAAGGGTAGGATTCTGCCTGATTTAATTTTACTAAAAGATGGGGCCACCATAAGTGATCTTGCAAAGGAAATCCACACTGATCTCACCAAGGGATTACTTTATGGAAAAGATTTGAGATACAATCTGAGATTACCTGTTGATTATCAATTAAGAGATAGGGACGTTGTATCTCTAGTAAGTGCAGCAAAAAATAACTAGTTTTTTACTTCTCGGTTTTGTTCTCAATACTGTCTCAACAAATACATCTTGATTATCAGTTTAAATGAAAATCTATTCGATCCTTATCTTGACTCTTTTTTTATTCTGAAAAATGCTCCATCAGATACTTTGAGATTTTTGAATTTTTTTGGCTGAATGACTTTGGCTAGAATTTCCAATCCTTCAATTGTTCTAATGCTGGGTTTGCTAAAAAATGAATTTGCATCTACTGCAAATACTTGATTTTCCTTTACTGCTCTAAGTGAATTCCATTTTTGGTCTTTTTTCAGAATATTGTTATATTCTAAAATTGTGCGTTTTGTATCAAAACCGCATGGCATCATGATGATGATATCTGGATCTGCTTTGACTATGTCCAAAAAATCTAAACGATGTGAATGCTCTCCCGTTTTGCTAATCATATTGATTCCTCCTGCAATCTCTATCATCTCTGGAATCCAATGACCTGCAGTGAAAAATGGTTCAATCCATTCTATTGCAAGAACTTTGGGTTTTTCATTTTTGGGACTATTTCTAATATTGTCTATTCTTTTTTCAAGGGATTCTGTAATTTCACTGGCTTTAGACTCTTTACCTAAAATTTTTCCCAATTCTATTACTGATTGAATAATTTCTTGCAAATTATGGGGATCCATTGAGTAAAGAATTGGTTTTGTTTGAAGAATTTGTAGTGCTTTGCTAACTTGATTAGTATG encodes the following:
- a CDS encoding cobalamin-binding protein produces the protein MPKRIVSFLPSTTELLYEFGVQNDLFGVTHECKFPQDATTKPRIINSVINSDELTSNQINTMTCRLLNDGKDIFTIDEEKIRKADPDLIISQETCEVCAAHTNQVSKALQILQTKPILYSMDPHNLQEIIQSVIELGKILGKESKASEITESLEKRIDNIRNSPKNEKPKVLAIEWIEPFFTAGHWIPEMIEIAGGINMISKTGEHSHRLDFLDIVKADPDIIIMMPCGFDTKRTILEYNNILKKDQKWNSLRAVKENQVFAVDANSFFSKPSIRTIEGLEILAKVIQPKKFKNLKVSDGAFFRIKKESR
- a CDS encoding M57 family metalloprotease → MKSNTMVTRYFLVIILLSSIILTEDAFAQTGKEAEVMFNQATDLFVKGNYKQAITIYDEILEIAPNNISTLKMKGIAQSNLEDHMNSLKQFFRVLQHSPNDALALTGMGVGFGNLGEYQESISYINRAHNEKPNSVVIKNYKEFIDKVISKYPYTPTEKPKGLEKEYVASIPEWVKPIAKWWSEGNIDDAEFVSALLYLIDNKIIQIPPVETQNVSDEIPEWVKNNAGWWADGEIDDEAFVLGIQYMIKQGIVIVNIQDENKKSQEQIEHEYYLFEKYLRDISNNISKEKRYIEFPNPSKDVIKKFLRDYIKWNFEAEVKKASSNFPDPTYEIVDDTYIILYKVFINEQPTGLPLDHVNTLQNSLAFWEKQELNTNNEKAKIKFEITNQKHDANVWVTWVVRDIGQGVLGHAHLGKGVVEVTLGDYNCDGSFQLYDVKSVETIMTHELGHSIGLKHTVDQGNIMYPSYSPSYAYCLLS
- a CDS encoding biotin--[acetyl-CoA-carboxylase] ligase, whose protein sequence is MIYNSFDSPGLVKVLTFLQTHNTEYLSGQDLSDVLRISRVAVWKHIKKIQELGYTVESKQKLGYKLTSNSDALLPWEITAGLKTKKIGKKAYYFDSIDSTQNQALKMSEDSVNDGTIIIAAKQTGGKGRLGRKWISPKGGIWFSIILQPKFDISITTLFPIASSLALSYAIEKTFKISPELKWPNDLTIKGKKVAGMLVDVSLESNKIESLVLGVGINFDVDTKQIEKTLKGTSNFYGVASLSEQKTKVKPKVLIQTFLVELEKIYELLNSKQTKNIIEEWTKRSSTIGKKVELNTVEGKIKGDAIKIDDDGALIVSEKNKTSKIIAGDIIHLSK
- a CDS encoding CoA-binding protein, yielding MEQDKHTDKQIHNFLSMRKVAVIGMSKNSSKAAHYVPKYLLENGYDITPVNPTSVEILGKKCYDSVSEIDGDIDIVDIFRPSDQVLSVIQDAIKKKPKVIWLQEGIHNSEAENLARKEGIDVVFNRCMLAEHQRLMK
- a CDS encoding redox-regulated ATPase YchF yields the protein MPIKLGLIGKTNTGKTTFFNSATLSSEEISSYPFTTKSPVSGIAHAITLCVHPEFKIQDNPNNSKCLDGWRYIPIELIDLPGLIKDAWKGKGLGNQFLSIAAQSDALLHVVDASGGIDSTGKISEVGTGDPISDFADIEEELIMWYHKILEGNREKISKLIRTGTDISDAITDLYRGIGVNKNHVKETFLATGLEEKNFDNFDMVDSKKFTSHLRKISKPTLIVANKVDVEGADKNFARLRERYNDSIVIPVSGDSEFSLRRAEQKGLIKYSPGSEQFEIIKSEDLNEKQVNALNFIKKGIMGEYMRTGVQFAINVAVFKLLKMNSIYPVADETNLTDKKGRILPDLILLKDGATISDLAKEIHTDLTKGLLYGKDLRYNLRLPVDYQLRDRDVVSLVSAAKNN